From a single Carassius carassius chromosome 8, fCarCar2.1, whole genome shotgun sequence genomic region:
- the LOC132144665 gene encoding interleukin-11-like — MKLLPNSTFPLIILMTCVELFTFTTARPANITEGKKDLQRLYREMRTLLEIVSKERLGNEMQEFEQSLTSLPSLNYKTADLKTVEVSSTLGQLYSGLKSFKFHLDWIQQKQEEMGSDYSKTKKLAHRIEDISHMVLIQIGTTPSELVHPSLSPLNTTWEAYQANVEILDKLYYFCNWYIRALGELKHKQLSAQLHDA; from the exons ATGAAAT TGTTACCTAATTCCACCTTTCCCCTCATCATCTTGATGACTTGCGTTGAGCTCTTCACCTTCACCACAGCCCGTCCTGCTAATATAACTGAGGGGAAAAAGGATCTGCAGAGGCTATATAGAGAAATGCGTACGCTGCTGGAAATAGTATCTAAAGAAAGGCTTGGG AATGAGATGCAAGAATTTGAGCAATCACTCACATCCCTGCCTTCACTGAACTACAAAACAGCAGACCTGAAAACAGTCGAG GTGAGCAGTACATTAGGACAGCTGTACTCTGGTCTTAAATCCTTCAAGTTCCATCTTGACTGGATCCAgcaaaaacaagaagaaatgGGGAGCGATTATTCGAAGACAAAGAAACTCGCTCATCGTATTGAAGACATCAGCCACATGGTGCTCATACAG ATTGGGACCACCCCCTCTGAGCTGGTCCACCCTTCCCTGTCACCTTTGAACACAACTTGGGAAGCATACCAGGCCAATGTGGAGATTCTTGACAAACTTTACTACTTTTGCAACTGGTACATTAGAGCACTGGGAGAACTGAAACACAAGCAGCTCTCAGCTCAACTCCATGACGCCTGA
- the LOC132145186 gene encoding serine/threonine-protein kinase SBK1-like, producing the protein MTTATRLLDELCHLKAQSLESLEPLDHFQVIKLLGEGSYGKVKLAVHKKRGTPMALKFFLRDDTSLLSFLREYNLSLAFCTHPSLTSALGIAFSTPTHYVFAQQPCLYGDLYDVIVPEVGLEESHAQGVASQISGALSHLHSLGFVHRDVKPENIFLCDRECLWVKLGDFGMVKAKGTRVPCVWYSSPYCTPESEMAWKNQENHLGNLGMDKNGNKQKGDSGKTHRMLVSVDPTTDSWALGILIYAMLMGSLPWSETVSDNTAYKCYLQWTNWEGSPSQERGSDQPENFQQMAPQFAAFTPLAACLLRSLLHPQFRLRGRPDEVERYLGGAWLLDKDVSG; encoded by the exons ATGACA ACTGCCACAAGACTTCTGGATGAGCTCTGTCACTTAAAGGCTCAGTCTCTAGAATCATTGGAGCCTTTAGATCACTTCCAAGTTATTAAACTTCTTGGAGAGGGTTCATATGGGAAAGTCAAATTAGCAGTGCACAAGAAGAGAG GAACTCCAATGGCCCTTAAATTCTTCCTGAGAGACGACACATCTCTACTGTCCTTTCTGAGGGAATATAACCTGTCTTTGGCCTTCTGCACCCACCCCTCACTTACCTCAGCTTTAGGCATCGCTTTCTCCACTCCTACTCACTATGTGTTCGCCCAGCAACCTTGCCTTTATGGCGACCTATATGATGTCATCGTTCCTGAG GTTGGTCTTGAAGAGAGCCATGCCCAAGGAGTGGCTTCCCAGATCAGCGGTGCCCTCTCTCACCTCCATTCCCTTGGCTTTGTCCACCGTGATGTCAAGCCGGAAAACATCTTCCTGTGTGACCGTGAGTGTCTTTGGGTAAAACTTGGTGATTTTGGCATGGTGAAGGCTAAAGGCACCAGGGTACCATGCGTGTGGTACAGCTCCCCTTACTGCACACCTGAGTCTGAGATGGCATGGAAGAACCAAGAGAACCATTTGGGTAACTTGGGGATGGACAAAAATGGAAACAAGCAAAAAGGCGACTCTGGAAAGACTCACAGGATGTTGGTGTCTGTGGATCCCACTACAGACAGCTGGGCATTAGGCATTCTAATCTACGCCATGCTAATGGGGAGCCTTCCATGGTCTGAGACTGTTTCAGACAACACTGCATATAAATGCTATCTACAATGGACCAATTGGGAAGGATCACCATCACAGGAGAGAGGATCAGATCAGCCTGAAAACTTCCAACAGATGGCACCACAGTTTGCGGCATTCACTCCTCTTGCGGCTTGTCTTCTTAGGTCCCTGCTCCACCCACAGTTCAGGCTTCGTGGCAGGCCAGATGAGGTGGAAAGATATCTGGGAGGAGCCTGGCTATTGGACAAGGATGTCAGTGGGTGA